A genomic segment from uncultured Alistipes sp. encodes:
- a CDS encoding SusC/RagA family TonB-linked outer membrane protein, giving the protein MLDEQIAYIENYRILGNFFAKFNFFDDKLQIQANYNADLSFTYDYTYYNENHPYGTGVGRLVEAYRHVPNTTFEVYANYNDKFGDVDFSAMLGHSYQDVTRKQNYVDVRGFPSPSFNIVNAAAEFYNVTGTLNEYAMESYFGRITAGYKDRYMLTATLRTDGSSKFAPENRWGWFPSVSFGWNLGNEPFMEDSGIDLKFRASYGRTGNQEGISPWAYHAKMSGGKNYGGQSGIAVSDFGNRNLRWEKADQYDVGFDLAFLKGKVNMIFDIYQKNTFDLLYNKPVAAHTGTTSTLSNIGSIRNRGVEFTLNTHFNFGKHFSWLSQFNISHNKNIIKSLTGEDIIASNRILRAGEEVGSWYVFEQLGIYQYDGEVPDPQYADGIRAGDVKWRDVNNDGQITDEDRVIQGSSNPKFFGGWNNTFKWKGLRLDVFFTYQYGNKVLAEWMINAARLSHTSNVLASQVENRWTGPGSTNEYPRAIFNRATPNVRNSSRILHDGSFIRLRSLVLGYEFPAAITSKLRMKGLRIYFQGDNLFLISKYPGWDPDVSKDLNPLYYGVDRLTVPQPRMFTFGINITI; this is encoded by the coding sequence ATCCTCGACGAGCAGATCGCCTATATCGAGAATTACCGCATCTTGGGCAATTTCTTCGCCAAGTTCAACTTTTTCGACGACAAACTGCAAATTCAGGCCAACTACAACGCCGACCTGAGCTTCACCTACGACTATACCTACTATAACGAGAACCATCCCTACGGTACGGGCGTGGGACGTCTGGTGGAGGCTTACCGCCACGTGCCCAACACCACGTTCGAGGTCTACGCCAACTATAACGACAAGTTCGGCGACGTCGATTTCAGTGCCATGCTGGGCCACTCCTATCAGGATGTGACCCGCAAGCAGAATTACGTCGACGTGCGCGGATTCCCCTCGCCGTCGTTCAACATCGTCAATGCCGCTGCGGAATTCTACAACGTTACCGGAACGCTCAACGAATACGCGATGGAATCCTATTTCGGACGTATCACCGCAGGCTACAAAGACCGCTACATGCTCACCGCAACATTGCGCACGGACGGTTCGTCGAAATTCGCCCCCGAGAACCGCTGGGGCTGGTTCCCCTCCGTTTCGTTCGGATGGAACCTCGGCAACGAGCCCTTCATGGAGGACTCGGGCATCGACCTGAAATTCCGCGCCAGCTACGGACGCACCGGCAACCAGGAGGGCATCAGCCCCTGGGCCTATCACGCCAAGATGTCCGGCGGCAAGAACTACGGAGGACAAAGCGGTATCGCGGTGTCCGACTTCGGGAACCGGAATCTTCGCTGGGAAAAGGCCGACCAGTATGACGTCGGATTCGACCTGGCCTTCCTGAAAGGCAAGGTCAACATGATCTTCGACATCTACCAGAAAAACACATTCGACCTGCTTTACAACAAGCCGGTGGCCGCCCATACGGGAACGACTTCGACCCTCTCGAATATCGGATCGATCCGCAACCGGGGCGTAGAATTCACCCTCAACACCCACTTCAACTTCGGCAAGCACTTCTCTTGGCTCTCGCAGTTCAACATCTCACACAACAAGAACATCATCAAGTCGCTCACGGGCGAGGACATCATCGCCTCCAACCGCATCCTCCGTGCAGGCGAGGAGGTGGGTTCATGGTACGTGTTCGAGCAACTCGGCATCTACCAGTACGACGGAGAGGTTCCCGATCCGCAGTATGCCGACGGAATCCGGGCCGGCGACGTCAAATGGAGGGATGTCAACAACGACGGACAAATCACCGATGAAGATCGCGTAATCCAAGGCTCTTCGAACCCCAAGTTCTTCGGCGGATGGAACAATACATTCAAGTGGAAGGGTCTGCGCCTTGACGTCTTTTTCACTTACCAATACGGCAACAAGGTGCTGGCTGAATGGATGATCAACGCCGCACGTCTCAGTCACACGTCGAACGTACTGGCGTCTCAGGTCGAAAACCGGTGGACGGGCCCGGGCAGCACCAACGAATACCCGCGCGCCATCTTCAACCGGGCGACCCCCAACGTGCGCAACTCATCGCGTATCCTGCACGACGGCTCTTTCATTCGGCTCCGCAGCCTCGTCCTGGGATACGAATTCCCGGCGGCAATCACGTCGAAGCTCCGCATGAAAGGACTCCGCATCTACTTTCAGGGCGACAACCTGTTCCTCATCTCGAAATATCCCGGCTGGGATCCGGATGTCAGCAAGGATCTCAATCCGTTGTATTACGGCGTCGACCGGCTTACCGTACCCCAGCCGCGTATGTTCACTTTCGGTATCAACATAACCATCTAA
- a CDS encoding endonuclease/exonuclease/phosphatase family protein — protein sequence MKTIQKLTAAILLTASCAGMSVSCVPRSETKNLKIICYNILYGMRRDTTQGKRLFAEWVRQQNPDILALQEVNDFTQFTLETLAAEYGHDYAVISKDPKLIPGSVGSRTKFPVSISSKTPVVNVDKVLDNMWHGFIKCKVEGYNVIVLHLNPHLYEARRREIRTVLETVKQSGPFEKWIIMGDFNTVSPLDSAVYADGKYLQRKKEQEKVHTRNNNLPDGQLDFAVSQAILDFGFVDAGWADRENYRKDGFTRRIDFIYVSPDLRDRIVSCRYITDDFTAAYSDHIPVELVLKHDSE from the coding sequence ATGAAAACCATCCAAAAACTCACTGCGGCGATCCTCCTTACGGCATCGTGCGCAGGCATGTCCGTCTCCTGCGTCCCGCGGAGCGAAACGAAAAACTTGAAAATAATCTGTTACAACATCCTTTACGGGATGCGGAGGGATACGACCCAGGGAAAACGCCTGTTCGCGGAATGGGTTCGGCAACAGAATCCGGACATCCTGGCCCTGCAGGAAGTCAACGATTTCACGCAGTTCACGCTTGAAACGCTCGCCGCCGAATACGGCCACGACTACGCCGTCATCAGCAAGGATCCGAAACTCATTCCGGGTTCGGTCGGATCGAGGACTAAATTCCCGGTGTCGATCTCCTCCAAAACGCCTGTCGTTAACGTGGACAAGGTTCTGGATAATATGTGGCATGGCTTCATCAAATGCAAGGTCGAAGGATACAACGTTATCGTCCTGCACCTGAACCCTCACCTGTACGAAGCCCGCCGCCGGGAGATCCGAACCGTTCTCGAAACGGTAAAACAGAGCGGTCCGTTCGAGAAATGGATCATCATGGGCGACTTCAACACGGTTTCGCCCCTCGACAGCGCGGTCTATGCCGACGGCAAATACCTGCAACGGAAAAAGGAGCAGGAGAAAGTGCACACCCGCAACAACAACCTCCCGGACGGACAACTCGACTTCGCCGTCAGCCAGGCGATCCTCGACTTCGGGTTCGTGGACGCCGGGTGGGCGGACAGGGAGAACTACCGGAAAGACGGCTTCACACGCCGCATCGACTTTATCTACGTCTCCCCCGACCTCCGGGACCGGATCGTGAGCTGCCGGTATATCACCGACGACTTCACGGCCGCCTATTCCGACCACATCCCGGTGGAACTGGTTCTGAAGCACGATTCCGAATGA
- a CDS encoding FecR family protein, whose protein sequence is MKRDYTHISTEELLQDDFFISSIINPTEETQIFWECRLADGNIDPEIFCEARNILLSLNRPPHRADVPEERIEKLWKRIEGSVHGLRPARRRRPAAKRWMWPAALVASAACIAVAIVLRPLTPGGGMTTINGTDIRSLAHTEDTDHIKLVLGNKVVEMPGDEAHVDYSQEGLTVNEQEIAEQEREQGKLNLLAVPYGKRSTLILADSSRLWINAGTKVIYPEKFAGDRREIYVDGEVYGEIAHNPAWPFVIKTKRAGIEVLGTTLNVNAYEKEEELSVVLVGGKVAVTNAKGRKSELAPNQMYFSSGEHDYITAVDVEEYVSWKDGNYKFRNEKIATIVKRLSKYYNINIVADPSTSGLTCSGELILKDELIRVLDVICNTAQIQYTWDSEKRTYMLHR, encoded by the coding sequence ATGAAAAGAGATTACACCCATATCAGCACGGAGGAACTGCTCCAAGACGATTTTTTCATCTCGTCCATCATCAATCCCACGGAGGAGACACAAATATTCTGGGAGTGCCGGCTGGCCGACGGGAATATCGACCCGGAGATTTTCTGCGAAGCCCGCAATATCCTGCTCTCCCTGAACAGGCCGCCTCACCGGGCCGACGTTCCCGAAGAACGTATCGAAAAATTGTGGAAACGCATCGAAGGTTCGGTGCACGGCCTGCGACCCGCACGGCGCCGCAGACCGGCAGCGAAGAGATGGATGTGGCCGGCCGCGCTGGTGGCATCGGCGGCATGTATCGCCGTCGCCATCGTACTGCGCCCCCTGACACCGGGCGGCGGAATGACGACCATAAACGGCACCGACATCCGCAGCCTGGCCCACACGGAGGATACGGACCACATCAAACTGGTCCTGGGCAATAAGGTGGTCGAGATGCCGGGGGACGAAGCGCACGTGGATTACAGCCAGGAGGGCCTGACAGTCAACGAACAGGAGATCGCCGAACAGGAGAGGGAGCAGGGAAAGCTCAACCTGCTGGCCGTGCCCTACGGCAAACGCTCGACGCTGATCCTCGCCGACAGCAGCCGGCTGTGGATAAATGCCGGAACGAAAGTGATCTACCCTGAAAAGTTCGCTGGCGACCGGAGGGAAATCTACGTCGACGGAGAGGTGTACGGAGAAATCGCCCATAACCCGGCATGGCCGTTCGTGATCAAGACCAAACGCGCCGGCATCGAGGTTCTGGGAACGACCCTCAACGTCAACGCCTATGAAAAGGAGGAGGAACTGTCGGTGGTGCTGGTTGGCGGAAAGGTTGCTGTGACCAACGCCAAAGGCCGCAAATCGGAACTCGCCCCGAACCAGATGTATTTCTCGTCCGGGGAACACGACTACATCACGGCGGTCGACGTGGAGGAGTACGTCTCCTGGAAGGACGGCAACTACAAGTTCCGCAACGAAAAGATCGCCACCATCGTCAAACGGCTCTCCAAATACTACAACATCAACATCGTGGCCGATCCCTCGACGTCGGGGCTCACCTGCTCCGGAGAACTCATCCTCAAAGACGAACTCATCCGCGTACTCGATGTAATCTGTAACACCGCCCAAATTCAGTACACGTGGGACAGCGAAAAACGCACCTATATGCTGCACCGATAA
- a CDS encoding RagB/SusD family nutrient uptake outer membrane protein — translation MKKILFHFTLVVLAAAGFSCAGDLDRFSRYSIPPEAVTEADLPAMRMGVYSSFQSGGPGVRSYIMFDILGGNIRGNSGTSKDQINSMLSSLNSYQNTSWAGYFYILYQVNNLIKAAEKYPGSSEATLALGESHYFRAYLYYCMVTRWGDMPILRENTQENVPRDPAEQVWNFIEEELELALDLLGSSKSYYYVSHDAAVALMARVKLSRGKKTEAAELAESLIGKYKLDDFEKIFRKAANTEIIFAFENLSEESGLNISDLFYTYAHENKGQGVYYPTKDLLAVFSDEDKRKEITFTSVAGQTLFNKYPSGQTGKDPVIVSRVAEMYLISAEAQGRPNGLARLNELREVRGLTAINPAPTTDKAFMDAVMDERRRELVTENFRYYDLVRTGRAVEELGIQSHQVLFPIPGQQRLLNPLLGQNPGYGD, via the coding sequence ATGAAAAAGATACTATTTCACTTCACACTCGTCGTCCTTGCAGCCGCAGGCTTTTCCTGCGCAGGCGACCTCGACAGATTTTCCCGCTATTCGATCCCGCCGGAAGCCGTCACCGAAGCCGACCTCCCGGCCATGCGCATGGGCGTTTACAGCAGTTTCCAGAGCGGCGGACCCGGGGTGCGTTCCTATATCATGTTCGACATCCTCGGCGGTAACATCCGTGGGAATTCGGGAACTTCGAAAGACCAGATAAATTCGATGCTCTCGTCGCTCAACAGCTACCAGAACACTTCGTGGGCAGGCTATTTCTACATCCTGTACCAGGTCAACAACCTCATCAAAGCCGCGGAAAAATACCCTGGGTCGTCGGAAGCCACGCTGGCACTCGGCGAATCCCACTATTTCAGAGCATACCTCTACTACTGCATGGTAACCCGCTGGGGCGACATGCCCATCCTCCGGGAGAATACGCAGGAGAACGTGCCGCGCGACCCTGCCGAGCAGGTATGGAATTTCATCGAGGAAGAGTTGGAGCTGGCACTGGACCTGCTCGGATCGAGCAAAAGCTATTATTACGTGTCACACGACGCAGCCGTCGCGCTCATGGCACGCGTGAAGCTGAGCCGAGGCAAGAAAACAGAGGCCGCCGAACTGGCCGAAAGCCTGATCGGCAAGTATAAACTCGACGATTTCGAAAAGATCTTCCGCAAGGCAGCCAACACGGAGATCATCTTCGCCTTCGAGAATCTCTCGGAGGAGTCGGGGCTCAACATCAGCGACCTGTTCTACACCTATGCTCATGAGAACAAAGGCCAGGGGGTCTACTATCCCACCAAAGACCTGCTGGCGGTCTTCTCGGACGAGGACAAGCGCAAGGAGATCACCTTCACCAGCGTAGCCGGACAGACCCTCTTCAACAAGTATCCCAGCGGACAGACGGGCAAGGACCCGGTAATCGTCTCGCGTGTCGCCGAGATGTACCTCATCAGCGCCGAAGCTCAGGGACGCCCCAACGGACTGGCGCGACTCAACGAGTTGCGCGAAGTCCGTGGACTGACGGCGATCAACCCCGCCCCGACCACGGACAAGGCGTTCATGGACGCCGTGATGGACGAGCGCCGCAGGGAACTGGTGACCGAGAATTTCCGCTATTACGATTTGGTTCGTACCGGCCGCGCCGTGGAGGAACTGGGCATCCAGTCTCATCAGGTACTATTCCCGATACCTGGCCAGCAACGCCTGCTCAACCCGCTGCTGGGACAAAATCCCGGATACGGGGACTGA
- a CDS encoding TonB-dependent receptor plug domain-containing protein has protein sequence MSETLDEISRISGYSFFYYDGLFSSARKVTLKTTNLTIRQTLDKLFEGSENTYAIDGQQVFIRRAPAKKQQAPKSETITGWVLDKNNAPVSGATVIVAGTNKGVTSGIQGGFQLSDITLPATLNISFLGYEPRTVVVTPQNKDQLTVVLNEESKLVDDIVVVGYGTQRRGLVSSAISKMVVDENNQRQVASPGQLLQGRVAGVISTTGSGNLGSGERMSIRGISSISAGNEPLYVIDGIPITNEDANIFNFGETMSSMATIAVYDIESIEVLKDAASAAIYGSRASNGVVLITTKSGREGKATLRLNFQAGISQFPNLRRVKMANSKQYIEAYNEGVDNYNRQYGYQVGDADYQVHIQNPFGTMPDTDWMKIGTQLGRSYNVDVSVSGGNAKTTYYVGGSYNDQTGVIRTNAMRKANLKAKVTQKFAKWLEVGANVSGNYMKNDQIPGSNIGSSILERLIHQRPIDHVYTPGGGITPAALPNSRSTTPCRSSTSRSPISRITASWAISSPSSTFSTTNCKFRPTTTPT, from the coding sequence ATGTCGGAAACGCTCGACGAGATCAGCCGGATCAGCGGTTACTCGTTCTTTTACTACGACGGGCTGTTCAGTTCGGCCCGCAAAGTGACCCTCAAAACCACCAACCTCACCATCCGCCAGACCCTCGACAAACTCTTCGAAGGAAGCGAGAACACCTACGCCATCGACGGACAGCAGGTATTCATCCGCCGGGCCCCGGCAAAAAAGCAGCAGGCCCCCAAATCCGAGACCATAACCGGATGGGTGCTGGACAAGAACAACGCCCCCGTTTCGGGAGCCACCGTCATCGTCGCAGGCACGAACAAAGGCGTCACCAGCGGCATCCAGGGCGGATTCCAGCTGAGCGACATCACGCTTCCCGCGACGCTCAACATCTCGTTCCTCGGCTACGAACCCCGCACGGTGGTCGTCACGCCGCAGAACAAGGACCAGTTGACGGTCGTGCTCAACGAAGAGTCCAAACTGGTGGACGATATCGTGGTGGTCGGCTACGGAACCCAGCGCCGCGGTCTGGTATCGAGCGCCATCAGCAAGATGGTGGTCGACGAGAACAACCAGCGTCAGGTGGCCAGCCCCGGACAGCTGCTCCAAGGCCGTGTGGCCGGCGTTATTTCCACGACGGGATCGGGAAACCTCGGCTCGGGCGAACGTATGAGCATCCGGGGTATCTCCTCGATCAGCGCGGGCAACGAGCCCCTTTACGTTATCGACGGCATTCCGATCACCAACGAAGACGCCAATATCTTCAACTTCGGAGAGACCATGAGTTCCATGGCGACCATCGCCGTCTACGACATCGAGTCAATCGAAGTCCTCAAAGACGCGGCATCGGCCGCCATCTACGGATCGCGGGCCTCCAACGGCGTGGTGCTCATCACCACCAAGTCGGGCCGCGAGGGAAAAGCCACGCTTCGGCTCAACTTCCAAGCGGGCATCTCGCAATTCCCCAACCTCCGGAGGGTGAAGATGGCCAACTCAAAACAGTATATCGAAGCCTATAACGAAGGCGTCGACAACTACAACCGCCAGTACGGTTATCAAGTCGGGGACGCAGACTACCAAGTCCACATTCAGAACCCCTTCGGCACGATGCCCGACACCGACTGGATGAAGATCGGCACGCAGCTGGGCCGGAGCTACAACGTCGATGTCTCCGTGTCTGGAGGCAACGCCAAGACCACCTATTACGTGGGCGGAAGCTATAACGACCAGACCGGCGTCATCCGCACCAACGCCATGCGCAAGGCGAACCTCAAGGCCAAAGTGACGCAGAAATTCGCCAAATGGCTGGAGGTGGGCGCCAACGTTTCGGGCAATTATATGAAGAACGACCAGATTCCCGGCTCCAACATCGGCTCGTCGATCCTGGAACGCCTGATCCACCAGCGCCCTATCGACCATGTCTATACACCGGGGGGGGGTATTACACCGGCGGCACTCCCCAACTCACGTTCCACAACCCCGTGCAGATCCTCGACGAGCAGATCGCCTATATCGAGAATTACCGCATCTTGGGCAATTTCTTCGCCAAGTTCAACTTTTTCGACGACAAACTGCAAATTCAGGCCAACTACAACGCCGACCTGA
- a CDS encoding RNA polymerase sigma factor produces the protein MYQKEIIVQDSLWQSFVNGSREAYARLYELYVRPMYLYGLHFCDDRQIIEDAIHDIFVRIYVNRERLPELKNVKLYLLISLKNTLLNHANSKSFRFRMDISTCRQLHDQTDLEETIVRKEENDRSKQLVAEMEKNLSARQKQAVYYRFVEQLHYNEIGAMMEINSQSAKNLVHSSIKKIREIYPHLSGAFLLLLFNSL, from the coding sequence ATGTACCAGAAGGAGATAATCGTACAGGATTCTTTGTGGCAATCGTTCGTCAACGGAAGCCGGGAGGCCTATGCCCGGCTCTATGAACTCTATGTCCGGCCGATGTACCTCTACGGACTGCACTTCTGCGACGACAGGCAGATCATCGAGGATGCCATCCACGACATATTCGTCCGCATCTACGTCAACCGGGAACGGCTGCCGGAGCTGAAGAACGTGAAACTCTACCTGCTCATCTCGCTCAAAAACACCCTGCTCAACCATGCCAACAGCAAGAGTTTCCGGTTCCGGATGGACATCTCGACCTGCCGCCAGCTCCACGACCAGACGGATCTGGAAGAGACGATCGTCAGGAAGGAGGAGAACGACCGTTCCAAACAGCTCGTCGCCGAAATGGAGAAGAACCTCTCGGCGCGCCAGAAGCAGGCGGTCTATTACCGGTTCGTCGAGCAGTTGCACTACAACGAGATCGGTGCGATGATGGAGATCAACAGCCAGTCGGCCAAAAACCTGGTCCATTCGTCGATCAAAAAAATCCGCGAGATCTATCCCCACCTCTCCGGGGCTTTCCTGCTGCTGCTTTTCAACTCCCTGTAA